One window from the genome of Cucumis melo cultivar AY chromosome 10, USDA_Cmelo_AY_1.0, whole genome shotgun sequence encodes:
- the LOC103495166 gene encoding serine carboxypeptidase-like 50 has protein sequence MDSANFLLSVFFFFFTSFPSPSTSSPPFFPPEALPTKSGYLPVNPTTGSAIYFAFYEAQTPISPISKTPLLIWLQGGPGCSSMVGNFFELGPWRVNFNKQKTEPISLIPNPGSWNRIFGLLFLDNPIGTGFSIATTKDEIPKNQYSVSRHLFTAISSFIELNSAFKNRPIYITGESYAGKYVPSIGYYILKKNPRLPYDKRVNLVGVAIGDGLTDPITQVATHGLNAFYSGLINEKQKEEMEVAQVETVELIKLGKWSEATNARFKVLDLLKNMTGLATLYDYTRKSPYNTDLVDEFLSFKKVKRVLGVNESMVFEGCSDVVGEVLNDDVMKSVRYKVDFLVKNSKVLLYQGQYDLRDGVVSTEAWLKKLKWEEIENYLGVERKIWRVGDELAGYVQKWKSLTNVVVLGAGHLLPTDQTLNSQAMIEDWVLEKGVFSDGDDDDAQVKKASSFNDFGLW, from the coding sequence ATGGATTCAGCCAACTTCCTtctctctgtttttttcttcttcttcacttcATTTCCATCTCCTTCCACTTCATCTCCACCATTTTTCCCGCCCGAAGCTCTTCCGACCAAATCCGGCTATCTTCCGGTCAACCCCACCACCGGCTCTGCCATTTACTTTGCCTTCTACGAAGCCCAAACCCCAATTTCCCCCATCTCAAAAACCCCTCTTCTTATTTGGCTCCAAGGTGGCCCTGGCTGTTCTTCCATGGTCGGCAATTTCTTCGAGCTCGGTCCATGGCGGGTAAATTTCAACAAACAAAAAACCGAACCCATTTCCCTTATCCCCAATCCCGGCTCATGGAACCGAATATTCGGCCTCCTATTTCTCGACAACCCAATTGGAACTGGCTTCAGCATTGCTACAACAAAAGATGAGATCCCCAAAAACCAATACTCTGTTTCTAGGCATCTTTTTACAGCAATTTCATCATTTATTGAGCTTAACTCAGCGTTTAAGAATCGACCCATTTACATTACAGGGGAAAGCTATGCAGGGAAATATGTTCCTTCGATTGGGTATTACATTTTGAAGAAAAACCCCAGATTACCTTATGATAAAAGGGTTAATTTAGTTGGTGTTGCCATCGGAGATGGGTTAACAGATCCCATTACTCAGGTTGCTACTCATGGGTTGAATGCTTTTTATTCAGGTTTGATTAATGAAAAGCAAAAAGAGGAGATGGAGGTTGCCCAAGTGGAAACTGTGGAGTTGATCAAATTGGGGAAATGGAGTGAGGCTACAAATGCAAGATTTAAGGTATTGGATTTGCTCAAGAACATGACTGGTTTGGCTACTTTGTATGATTATACAAGAAAATCTCCTTATAATACTGATTTAGTGGATGAGTTTTTGAGTTTCAAGAAGGTAAAAAGAGTTTTGGGAGTTAATGAGTCTATGGTTTTTGAAGGGTGTAGTGATGTAGTTGGGGAAGTTTTGAATGATGATGTGATGAAGAGTGTGAGATATAAAGTTGATTTTTTGGTTAAGAATAGTAAGGTGTTGCTTTATCAAGGGCAATATGATTTGAGAGATGGTGTGGTTTCGACTGAGGCTTGGCTAAAGAAGTTAAAATGGGAAGAGATTGAGAATTATTTGGGAgttgaaagaaaaatttggagAGTTGGTGATGAGTTAGCTGGTTATGTTCAAAAGTGGAAGAGTTTAACTAATGTTGTTGTGTTGGGAGCTGGTCATCTTCTTCCAACTGATCAAACTTTGAACTCTCAAGCAATGATTGAAGATTGGGTTTTGGAGAAAGGTGTTTTTAGTGACGGTGACGATGATGATGCACAAGTGAAGAAGGCTTCTAGTTTTAATGATTTTGGCCTTTGGTGA
- the LOC103495078 gene encoding uncharacterized protein LOC103495078 isoform X1 — protein MRLYYGAKEILKIQKFRRIVSYTGFYLFASVLSYAYASNTTRAGYSRGDQFYASYSAGTELLTDTSKLYKAALGNCFELEEWGPIEFCIMAKHFERQGKSPYAYHSQYMAHLLSHGQLDGSG, from the exons ATGCGGTTGTATTACGGAGCCAAAGAGATTCTAAAGATTCAAAAATTTCGAAGAATTGTGTCCTATACTGGATTCTATCTTTTCGCATCTGTTTTGAGTTACGCTTATGCAAGCAATAC AACTAGAGCTGGGTATTCACGAGGGGATCAATTTTATGCTTCTTACTCTGCTGGTACAGAGCTCTTGACAGACACTTCAAAG TTGTATAAAGCTGCTCTTGGTAATTGCTTTGAATTAGAGGAATGGGGTCCAATTGAATTTTGCATCATGGCAAAACATTTTGAGCGTCAAGGAAAATCGCCTTATGCATATCACTCT CAATACATGGCACATCTTCTGTCTCATGGACAACTTGATGGAAGTGGGTAG
- the LOC103495078 gene encoding uncharacterized protein LOC103495078 isoform X2, translating into MRLYYGAKEILKIQKFRRIVSYTGFYLFASVLSYAYASNTTRAGYSRGDQFYASYSAGTELLTDTSKLYKAALGNCFELEEWGPIEFCIMAKHFERQGKSPYAYHSVL; encoded by the exons ATGCGGTTGTATTACGGAGCCAAAGAGATTCTAAAGATTCAAAAATTTCGAAGAATTGTGTCCTATACTGGATTCTATCTTTTCGCATCTGTTTTGAGTTACGCTTATGCAAGCAATAC AACTAGAGCTGGGTATTCACGAGGGGATCAATTTTATGCTTCTTACTCTGCTGGTACAGAGCTCTTGACAGACACTTCAAAG TTGTATAAAGCTGCTCTTGGTAATTGCTTTGAATTAGAGGAATGGGGTCCAATTGAATTTTGCATCATGGCAAAACATTTTGAGCGTCAAGGAAAATCGCCTTATGCATATCACTCT gtATTATAA
- the LOC103495078 gene encoding uncharacterized protein LOC103495078 isoform X3, which translates to MRLYYGAKEILKIQKFRRIVSYTGFYLFASVLSYAYASNTTRAGYSRGDQFYASYSAGTELLTDTSKLYKAALGNCFELEEWGPIEFCIMAKHFERQGKSPYAYHSI; encoded by the exons ATGCGGTTGTATTACGGAGCCAAAGAGATTCTAAAGATTCAAAAATTTCGAAGAATTGTGTCCTATACTGGATTCTATCTTTTCGCATCTGTTTTGAGTTACGCTTATGCAAGCAATAC AACTAGAGCTGGGTATTCACGAGGGGATCAATTTTATGCTTCTTACTCTGCTGGTACAGAGCTCTTGACAGACACTTCAAAG TTGTATAAAGCTGCTCTTGGTAATTGCTTTGAATTAGAGGAATGGGGTCCAATTGAATTTTGCATCATGGCAAAACATTTTGAGCGTCAAGGAAAATCGCCTTATGCATATCACTCT ATATGA